From the genome of Streptomyces sp. NBC_01116, one region includes:
- a CDS encoding collagenase: protein MSLALLVQPAQAQPNSPSAATASNASQPSRPAGSADPAPQAQQSPTSDPGHQAKDRLKASQLPPLSADKSPLKEAYGEHDAPSKQSAGQKSSAKAAAVCDPAEFTGRTGAELVRHIRASTTDCVNTLFSLTGSNAQLAFREAQMTSVAYALRDNAASYPGDGSTGIPQLVLYLRAGYYVQWYNPDVVGPYGPTLQTAIRSGLDAFFASPRSRDVTDANGDTLAEAVVLIDSAQENARYISVVKRMLADYDSSWNASSRMLAALNKVYTVTFRGHQVPAFVSAVESDPSLIDSLYRFAADHLSLLEGDHAYLTSNAGRELGRFLQHTSLRSKVRPLVTALLRDTSITGPTAPLWVGIAEMADYYDKADCATYGVCDLQERLKREVLPVRHTCSPSIRILAQQMTSAELSASCTSLIQQDAYFHRIAKDNGPVADDNNTAIEVIAYDSSDDYQTYAGAMYGIDTNNGGMYLEGDPSVVGNHPRFIAYEAEWLRPDFHIWNLNHEYTHYLDGRFTMHGDFADNMTTPTIWWVEGFAEYISYHYRQEPYTAAMTEAGKGTYALSTLFSTDYSHDTTRVYRWGYLAVRYMLEKHPADLDKVLAHYRAGEWSAARTYLTSTVGTRYDSDWKTWLAACAAGDCGGGGGQPGNQAPTAEFTAAVKDLTVTLTDRSTDADGTIASRSWDFGDGTTSTQTNPAKTYSAAGSYTVRLTVTDDKGTTATTTRSVTVTGGSAVGECTASDTRVLGKNCRRGNLSATTGNYAYHYLNIPAGTKTLKITVSGGTGNADLYYSNFGWATTGAHTNRATGAGNSHTLTISNPPSGANYISLYAAAAFSGATVTTEY from the coding sequence ATGAGCCTCGCGCTGCTCGTGCAGCCGGCCCAGGCGCAGCCGAACTCCCCTTCGGCCGCCACGGCATCGAACGCGTCCCAGCCGTCCCGCCCCGCCGGCTCGGCCGACCCCGCGCCGCAGGCGCAGCAGTCCCCCACCTCGGACCCCGGCCACCAGGCCAAGGACCGGTTGAAGGCGTCCCAGCTCCCCCCGCTGAGCGCCGACAAGTCCCCCCTCAAGGAGGCCTACGGCGAGCACGACGCCCCGTCGAAGCAGAGCGCGGGCCAGAAGTCCTCGGCGAAGGCGGCCGCCGTGTGCGACCCGGCCGAATTCACCGGCCGCACCGGCGCCGAACTGGTCCGGCACATCAGGGCGTCCACCACGGACTGTGTGAACACCCTGTTCAGCCTGACCGGCAGCAACGCCCAACTGGCTTTCCGAGAAGCCCAGATGACCTCGGTGGCCTACGCGCTGCGCGACAACGCCGCCTCCTACCCGGGTGACGGGAGCACCGGCATCCCGCAGCTCGTGCTGTACCTCCGCGCCGGGTACTACGTGCAGTGGTACAACCCGGACGTCGTCGGACCGTACGGCCCCACCCTCCAGACCGCGATCCGCTCGGGCCTCGACGCGTTCTTCGCCAGCCCCCGCTCGCGCGACGTCACCGACGCCAACGGCGACACGCTCGCCGAGGCGGTCGTCCTGATCGACAGCGCCCAGGAGAACGCCCGGTACATCTCCGTCGTCAAGCGGATGCTGGCCGACTACGACTCCTCCTGGAACGCGTCCTCACGGATGCTCGCCGCGCTCAACAAGGTCTACACGGTGACCTTCCGGGGTCATCAGGTGCCCGCGTTCGTCAGCGCCGTCGAGTCGGACCCGAGCCTCATCGACTCGCTGTACCGCTTCGCCGCCGACCACCTCTCCCTGCTGGAGGGCGACCACGCGTACCTGACCTCCAACGCCGGACGTGAACTGGGCCGGTTCCTCCAGCACACGAGCCTGCGGAGCAAGGTCCGGCCGCTGGTCACCGCCCTGCTCCGGGACACCTCCATCACCGGCCCCACCGCCCCGCTCTGGGTGGGCATAGCGGAGATGGCCGACTACTACGACAAGGCGGACTGCGCCACGTACGGCGTCTGCGACCTCCAGGAGCGCCTCAAGCGCGAGGTCCTGCCGGTCCGCCACACCTGTAGCCCCAGCATCCGCATCCTGGCCCAGCAGATGACGTCCGCCGAGCTGAGCGCCAGCTGCACCAGCCTCATCCAGCAGGACGCCTACTTCCACCGGATCGCCAAGGACAACGGCCCGGTCGCCGACGACAACAACACCGCCATCGAGGTGATCGCCTACGACTCCAGCGACGACTACCAGACCTACGCCGGCGCCATGTACGGGATCGACACCAACAACGGCGGCATGTACCTGGAGGGCGACCCCTCCGTCGTGGGCAACCATCCCCGCTTCATCGCCTACGAGGCCGAGTGGCTGCGGCCGGACTTCCACATCTGGAACCTCAACCACGAGTACACCCACTACCTCGACGGCCGCTTCACGATGCACGGCGACTTCGCCGACAACATGACCACCCCCACCATCTGGTGGGTCGAGGGCTTCGCGGAGTACATCTCCTACCACTACCGCCAGGAGCCCTACACCGCGGCGATGACCGAGGCGGGCAAGGGCACCTACGCCCTGTCCACCCTCTTCAGCACCGACTACAGCCACGACACCACCCGGGTCTACCGCTGGGGCTACCTCGCCGTGCGGTACATGCTGGAGAAGCACCCCGCCGACCTGGACAAGGTGCTCGCCCACTACCGCGCCGGCGAGTGGAGTGCCGCCCGCACCTACCTCACCAGCACCGTGGGCACCCGCTACGACAGCGACTGGAAGACCTGGCTGGCGGCCTGCGCCGCCGGTGACTGTGGTGGCGGCGGCGGCCAGCCCGGCAACCAGGCCCCCACCGCCGAGTTCACCGCGGCGGTCAAGGACCTGACGGTCACCCTCACCGACCGCTCCACCGACGCCGACGGCACCATCGCCTCCCGCTCCTGGGACTTCGGCGACGGCACCACCTCCACGCAGACCAACCCCGCCAAGACCTACAGCGCCGCGGGCAGCTACACCGTCCGGCTGACCGTGACCGACGACAAGGGCACCACGGCCACCACCACCCGGTCGGTCACCGTGACCGGCGGCTCCGCGGTCGGTGAGTGCACCGCATCCGACACCCGCGTGCTGGGCAAGAACTGCCGGCGCGGAAACCTCTCCGCCACTACCGGCAACTACGCCTACCACTACCTGAACATCCCGGCCGGCACCAAGACGCTGAAGATCACCGTCAGTGGCGGCACCGGCAACGCCGACCTCTACTACAGCAACTTCGGCTGGGCCACCACCGGCGCGCACACCAACCGGGCCACCGGGGCCGGCAACTCCCACACCCTGACCATCAGCAACCCGCCGTCCGGCGCCAACTACATCAGCCTTTACGCGGCGGCCGCCTTCAGCGGCGCCACCGTCACCACCGAGTACTGA
- a CDS encoding IS3 family transposase produces the protein MTALYRLIHAEKATYPIVLLCRVLKVARSSYYAWCEGEAARRVRQAADDALAHEITVVHIASRHTYGVPRIHAELRRLGRRVNRKRVARVMRERDIRGVTHRKHRSLTRPDAKAKPAPDLIVRDFHAERPGTRLVGDITYLPTAEGWLYLACRLDLATREIVGYAMADHHRAELVVDALDMAYGRGGLEPGCVIHSDRGSEYTSAQFRDHIRALGLRQSCGRTGSCYDNAAAESFWALLKEEIGTRTWPDRATAAHHRRPPRARPSRGRRRWRRPRPGVKQWVSTRW, from the coding sequence GTGACCGCGTTGTACCGGTTGATCCACGCGGAGAAGGCGACATACCCGATCGTCCTGCTGTGCCGGGTGCTGAAGGTGGCCCGCTCCTCGTACTACGCCTGGTGCGAGGGCGAGGCCGCCCGTCGTGTCAGGCAGGCCGCCGACGACGCGCTCGCGCACGAGATCACCGTGGTGCACATCGCTTCCCGGCACACCTATGGTGTCCCGCGCATCCACGCCGAACTGCGCCGCCTGGGCCGACGGGTGAACCGCAAGCGCGTCGCCCGCGTAATGCGTGAGCGCGACATCCGCGGCGTCACCCACCGCAAGCACCGCTCGCTGACCCGGCCGGATGCGAAGGCGAAGCCGGCCCCGGACCTGATCGTCCGCGACTTCCACGCCGAGCGTCCCGGCACCCGGCTGGTCGGCGACATCACCTACCTCCCGACGGCCGAGGGCTGGCTCTACCTCGCCTGCCGGCTGGACCTGGCCACCCGCGAGATCGTCGGTTACGCCATGGCCGACCACCACCGCGCCGAGCTCGTCGTCGACGCCCTCGACATGGCCTACGGCCGAGGCGGCCTGGAGCCCGGATGCGTGATCCACAGCGATCGCGGCAGCGAGTACACATCGGCGCAATTCCGCGATCACATACGGGCGTTGGGGCTGCGGCAGAGCTGCGGACGCACCGGATCGTGTTACGACAACGCTGCCGCGGAAAGCTTCTGGGCCCTGCTTAAGGAAGAGATCGGCACCCGTACCTGGCCCGACCGGGCCACCGCCGCCCACCACCGCCGGCCGCCCCGCGCACGGCCGAGCCGGGGCCGGCGCCGATGGCGCCGACCCCGGCCGGGGGTGAAGCAGTGGGTCAGTACTCGGTGGTGA
- a CDS encoding transposase: protein MGNKYTKGYTEEFKRDAIALVDSSGKTVTAVARELGISSESLRGWYRRAKADRGEGGSGELTSAEREELKRLRKEVREQQQTIEILKKATAFFVKESDR from the coding sequence GTGGGAAACAAGTACACGAAGGGGTACACCGAGGAGTTCAAGCGGGACGCGATCGCGCTCGTCGACTCCTCGGGCAAGACGGTCACCGCCGTCGCCCGGGAACTGGGCATCAGTTCCGAGTCCCTGCGCGGCTGGTACCGCCGGGCGAAGGCGGACCGGGGAGAGGGTGGCTCCGGTGAGCTGACCAGCGCCGAGCGCGAGGAGCTCAAGCGGCTGCGCAAGGAGGTCCGTGAACAGCAGCAGACGATCGAGATCCTGAAAAAAGCGACGGCCTTCTTCGTGAAGGAGAGCGACCGGTGA
- a CDS encoding IS3 family transposase → MTALYRLIHAEKATYPIVLLCRVLKVARSSYYAWCEGEAARRVRQAADDALAHEITVVHIASRHTYGVPRIHAELRRLGRRVNRKRVARVMRERDIRGVTHRKHRSLTRPDAKAKPAPDLIVRDFHAERPGTRLVGDITYLPTAEGWLYPACRLDLATREIVGYAMADHHRAELVVDALDMAYGRGGLEPGCVIHSDRGSKYTSAQFRDHIRTLGLRQSCGRTGSCYDNAAAESFWALLKEEIGTRTWPDRATARAEVFSFIETFYNRRRLRKHKIFGYLTPAETRQRHQHALAT, encoded by the coding sequence GTGACCGCGTTGTACCGGTTGATCCACGCGGAGAAGGCGACATACCCGATCGTCCTGCTGTGCCGGGTGCTGAAGGTGGCCCGCTCCTCGTACTACGCCTGGTGCGAGGGCGAGGCCGCCCGTCGTGTCAGGCAGGCCGCCGACGACGCGCTCGCGCACGAGATCACCGTGGTGCACATCGCTTCCCGGCACACCTATGGTGTCCCGCGCATCCACGCCGAACTGCGCCGCCTGGGCCGACGGGTGAACCGCAAGCGCGTCGCCCGCGTAATGCGTGAGCGCGACATCCGCGGCGTCACCCACCGCAAGCACCGCTCGCTGACCCGGCCGGATGCGAAGGCGAAGCCGGCCCCGGACCTGATCGTCCGCGACTTCCACGCCGAGCGTCCCGGCACCCGGCTGGTCGGCGACATCACCTACCTCCCGACGGCCGAGGGCTGGCTCTACCCCGCCTGCCGGCTGGACCTGGCCACCCGCGAGATCGTCGGTTACGCCATGGCCGACCACCACCGCGCCGAGCTCGTCGTCGACGCCCTCGACATGGCCTACGGCCGAGGCGGCCTGGAGCCCGGATGCGTGATCCACAGCGATCGCGGCAGCAAGTACACATCGGCGCAATTCCGCGACCACATACGGACGTTGGGGCTGCGGCAGAGCTGCGGACGCACCGGATCGTGTTACGACAACGCTGCCGCGGAAAGCTTCTGGGCCCTGCTTAAGGAAGAGATCGGCACCCGTACCTGGCCCGACCGGGCCACCGCCCGCGCCGAGGTCTTTTCCTTCATCGAGACCTTCTACAACCGCCGCCGCCTGCGCAAGCACAAGATCTTCGGCTACCTCACACCGGCCGAAACCAGACAGCGGCACCAACACGCCCTCGCGACATAA
- a CDS encoding LysE family translocator has protein sequence MVELSGVLGVAMVALGMVLTPGPNMIYLVSRSITQGRRAGVISLSGVAVGFLVYLLATNLGLSVVFLAVPELYVAVKLAGAAYLAYLAWNALRPGGVSVFAPEELPHDSPRKLFTMGLMTNLLNPKIAIMYLSLIPQFISLEAGNVLLQGFLLGSVQIVVALTVNLGIVLAAGAIAVFLARRPTWLRVQRYLMGAALGLLAVSVATDTSAPARA, from the coding sequence ATGGTTGAGCTGAGCGGGGTGCTGGGGGTCGCGATGGTCGCCCTGGGCATGGTGCTCACCCCGGGCCCCAACATGATCTATCTCGTCTCCCGGAGCATCACGCAGGGGCGACGCGCGGGGGTGATCTCCCTGAGCGGTGTGGCCGTGGGCTTCCTGGTCTACCTTCTGGCCACGAATCTCGGACTGTCGGTGGTCTTCCTCGCGGTGCCCGAGCTGTACGTGGCCGTGAAGCTGGCCGGCGCCGCCTACCTGGCCTATCTGGCCTGGAACGCTCTGAGGCCCGGGGGCGTGTCCGTCTTCGCCCCCGAGGAGCTGCCGCACGACTCCCCGCGCAAGCTGTTCACCATGGGCCTGATGACGAATCTGCTCAACCCGAAGATCGCCATCATGTACCTTTCCCTCATCCCGCAGTTCATCAGCCTGGAGGCGGGAAACGTCCTGCTCCAGGGCTTTCTGCTGGGCTCCGTCCAGATCGTGGTGGCCCTCACCGTCAATCTGGGCATCGTCCTGGCGGCGGGAGCCATCGCCGTCTTCCTCGCCCGCCGCCCCACCTGGCTCCGCGTCCAGCGCTACCTCATGGGCGCGGCGTTGGGCCTGCTCGCTGTCTCGGTGGCGACGGACACCTCGGCACCGGCCCGAGCATGA